The following are encoded together in the Lepidochelys kempii isolate rLepKem1 chromosome 7, rLepKem1.hap2, whole genome shotgun sequence genome:
- the TCTA gene encoding T-cell leukemia translocation-altered gene protein isoform X2, which produces MAAPWLSWEAPGRALRGLAWLGQEFAADWAAQDLRAALFQLLLLWLGLSLLGIHLAWRLHGGRVSRLCCRPGRGSQNGGTPAGASYFPTWDSSSNEAMKMHRE; this is translated from the exons ATGGCCGCACCGTGGCTGAGCTGGGAGGCGCCGGGCCGGGCGCTGCGGGGCCtagcctggctggggcaggagttcgCGGCCGACTGGGCGGCTCAGGACCTGCGGGCCGCGCTCTTCCAGCTGCTGTTGCTCTGGCTGGGCCTCAGCCTGCTGGGCATCCACCTTGCCTGGCGGCTCCACGGGGGCCGCGTCAGCCGCCTCTGCTGCCGCCCAG GCAGAGGCAGCCAGAATGGAGGGACCCCCGCTGGTGCCTCATATTTCCCCACCTG GGACAGCTCAAGCAATGAGGCCATGAAGATGCACCGAGAATGA
- the TCTA gene encoding T-cell leukemia translocation-altered gene protein isoform X1: MAAPWLSWEAPGRALRGLAWLGQEFAADWAAQDLRAALFQLLLLWLGLSLLGIHLAWRLHGGRVSRLCCRPGTGRTEPPITSPGLGCIAAQVRAPFSQDEPSSRPGPRTRPGLGSAAAQGQLKQ; this comes from the exons ATGGCCGCACCGTGGCTGAGCTGGGAGGCGCCGGGCCGGGCGCTGCGGGGCCtagcctggctggggcaggagttcgCGGCCGACTGGGCGGCTCAGGACCTGCGGGCCGCGCTCTTCCAGCTGCTGTTGCTCTGGCTGGGCCTCAGCCTGCTGGGCATCCACCTTGCCTGGCGGCTCCACGGGGGCCGCGTCAGCCGCCTCTGCTGCCGCCCAGGTACGGGCCGAACCGAGCCCCCGATAACCTCCCCCGGGCTGGGCTGTATTGCTGCCCAGGTACGGGCCCCCTTCTCCCAGGATGAACCGAGCTCCCGGCCTGGGCCCCGAACCCGCCCCGGACTAGGCTCTGCTGCCGCCCAG GGACAGCTCAAGCAATGA